One uncultured Gellertiella sp. genomic window carries:
- the leuB gene encoding 3-isopropylmalate dehydrogenase, producing MTRSLFLLPGDGIGPEAMAEVRKIIASMNETMAAGFVTEEGLVGGSAYDAHGTAISEADMGKAMAADAVLFGAVGGPKWDAVPYEVRPEAGLLRLRKDLQLFANLRPAICYPALAAASSLKPELVEGLDILIVRELTGGVYFGEPKKIIDLGNGQKRGIDTQVYDTYEIERIAGVAFELARTRTNRVCSMEKRNVMKSGVLWNQVVTDVHKTRYADVQLEHMLADAGGMQLVRQPKQFDVIVTDNLFGDMLSDVAAMLTGSLGMLPSASLGAPDAVTGKRKALYEPVHGSAPDIAGRGIANPIAMIASFAMCLRYSFNMVSEADRLEIAIANVLDKGIRTGDIMADGCRKVGTAEMGDAILAEFNSLPA from the coding sequence ATGACGCGCTCCCTGTTTCTCCTCCCCGGTGATGGCATTGGCCCCGAGGCCATGGCTGAAGTCCGCAAGATCATCGCTTCCATGAACGAGACGATGGCCGCCGGTTTCGTCACCGAAGAAGGTCTGGTCGGCGGCAGCGCCTATGACGCGCATGGCACCGCGATTTCGGAAGCCGACATGGGCAAGGCCATGGCGGCGGATGCGGTGCTGTTCGGTGCCGTCGGCGGGCCGAAATGGGATGCCGTCCCCTATGAGGTCAGGCCCGAGGCGGGCTTGCTGCGCCTGCGCAAGGATTTGCAGCTGTTTGCCAACCTGCGTCCGGCGATCTGCTATCCCGCCCTTGCCGCCGCCTCCTCGCTGAAGCCCGAACTGGTCGAAGGCCTCGACATCCTGATCGTGCGCGAGCTGACCGGCGGCGTCTATTTCGGCGAGCCGAAGAAAATCATCGACCTCGGCAATGGCCAGAAGCGCGGCATCGATACCCAGGTCTATGACACCTACGAGATCGAACGCATCGCCGGCGTTGCCTTCGAACTCGCCCGCACCCGCACCAACCGCGTCTGCTCGATGGAAAAGCGCAACGTGATGAAATCAGGCGTGTTGTGGAACCAGGTGGTGACCGACGTGCACAAGACCCGCTATGCCGATGTGCAGCTGGAGCACATGCTGGCCGATGCCGGTGGCATGCAGCTGGTTCGCCAGCCCAAGCAGTTCGATGTCATCGTCACCGACAACCTGTTCGGCGACATGCTGTCCGACGTCGCCGCGATGCTGACCGGTTCGCTCGGCATGCTGCCCTCCGCCTCGCTCGGCGCGCCCGATGCCGTCACCGGCAAGCGCAAGGCGCTCTATGAGCCGGTGCACGGCTCGGCCCCCGACATTGCCGGGCGCGGCATCGCCAATCCGATTGCGATGATTGCCTCCTTCGCCATGTGCCTGCGCTACTCCTTCAACATGGTCAGCGAAGCCGACCGGCTGGAAATAGCGATTGCCAATGTGCTCGACAAGGGCATCCGCACCGGCGACATCATGGCCGACGGCTGCCGCAAGGTCGGCACGGCGGAGATGGGCGACGCCATTCTGGCCGAATTCAACAGCCTCCCGGCCTGA
- a CDS encoding phosphatase PAP2 family protein has protein sequence MTDQIRRPGQKPGFFDKLRNRRARFASRHPAIAWKGWLASTLLLVALAVLVLDRPVIHWVATEPAWLRALAARVTDTGKSGWILVSSAILGIAFRLAGRHMRPRRWRHRSILLVQSCLYVFVSVAGSGLLSNLIKRAAGRARPMHIDDLGTLSFHPFANGYDFESFPSGHSTTDGALAMALALLFPALRLPLLALGLALAITRILVGAHYPSDVIAGFSFGAWFALMMALVFARNGLLFRNGTSRWPRR, from the coding sequence ATGACTGACCAGATCCGGCGGCCGGGCCAGAAGCCCGGCTTCTTCGACAAGCTGAGAAACCGGCGCGCCCGCTTTGCCAGCCGCCATCCCGCCATCGCCTGGAAGGGCTGGCTGGCTTCAACTCTGCTGCTGGTCGCTCTTGCCGTGCTGGTTCTGGATCGCCCGGTCATCCACTGGGTGGCAACCGAGCCCGCATGGCTGAGAGCGCTGGCGGCGCGTGTCACCGACACCGGAAAATCCGGCTGGATCCTTGTCTCGTCCGCCATCCTCGGCATCGCCTTCAGGCTGGCCGGACGCCATATGCGCCCGCGGCGCTGGCGACACCGGTCGATTCTGCTCGTCCAGTCCTGCCTCTATGTGTTTGTGTCCGTCGCAGGCTCCGGTCTGCTGTCCAACCTGATCAAGCGCGCCGCCGGGCGGGCGCGGCCGATGCATATCGACGATCTCGGCACGCTGAGCTTCCATCCCTTTGCCAATGGCTATGATTTCGAAAGCTTTCCCTCCGGCCATTCGACCACCGACGGGGCGCTGGCCATGGCGCTCGCCCTGCTGTTTCCGGCGCTGCGTCTGCCGCTGCTCGCCCTCGGCCTCGCTTTGGCGATCACCCGCATCCTGGTCGGCGCCCATTATCCCAGCGATGTGATTGCCGGCTTTTCCTTCGGTGCCTGGTTTGCGCTGATGATGGCCCTGGTCTTTGCCCGCAACGGGCTGCTGTTCCGCAACGGCACCTCCCGCTGGCCCCGGCGCTGA
- a CDS encoding MFS transporter yields the protein MAYTSAAGSMTRPMSGEEKKVIFASSLGTVFEWYDFYLYGSLATFIGANFFADFPEATRNIFTLLAFAAGFLVRPFGALVFGRLGDLVGRKYTFLVTILIMGLSTFLVGLIPGSASIGILAPALLIGLRLLQGLAIGGEYGGAATYVAEHAPDGRRGFYTSWIQTTATLGLFLSLLVILAIQVNLGKEAFASWGWRVPFLVSSLLLGISVWIRMKMNESPAFKKMKEEGKQSKAPISEAFGQWKNAKIAIIALFGAVAGQAVVWYSGQFYALFFLTNVLKVDAQAANILVAIALALGTFLFVFFGWLSDKIGRKPIILAGMVLAALTYFPIFHGLTEAANPALANAQASVRAQVTANPSDCHFQFNLTGTAKFTSSCDIATSFLTKNSVPYDVVADTSVTDASVKIGNAVIPSFDAVKAGEEAKAKTAGFEKAAYLAMQASGYPLVRDPAKVAEAKLAGFIGKNPELKLDLATIQASAKTSVPVASAIKDKIVTAEEAGTATEIAYYTVPGAGAFKVVADPAAMNSPKIVGLLFLLMIYVTMVYGPMAAMLVEMFPTRIRYTGLSLPYHIGNGWFGGLLPATAFAMSAATGNIYFGLWYPVAIAAGCAVIGLFVLRETRNNDVHA from the coding sequence ATGGCCTATACGTCAGCAGCGGGTTCGATGACCCGCCCGATGAGCGGGGAGGAGAAGAAGGTCATCTTCGCGTCTTCGCTCGGCACCGTGTTTGAATGGTATGATTTTTATCTTTACGGCTCTCTCGCCACCTTCATCGGCGCGAATTTCTTTGCCGATTTCCCGGAAGCGACCCGCAATATCTTCACGCTTCTGGCCTTTGCCGCAGGCTTTCTGGTTCGCCCCTTCGGCGCACTGGTCTTCGGTCGCCTCGGCGATCTCGTCGGCCGCAAATACACCTTCCTCGTCACGATCCTGATCATGGGCCTGTCGACTTTCCTGGTCGGCCTCATCCCCGGCTCGGCCTCGATCGGCATCCTCGCACCCGCCCTTCTGATCGGGCTGCGCCTGCTGCAGGGGCTTGCGATCGGCGGCGAATATGGCGGTGCTGCCACTTATGTCGCCGAACATGCGCCCGACGGTCGGCGCGGTTTCTACACGTCCTGGATCCAGACCACCGCAACGCTTGGCCTGTTCCTGTCGCTGCTGGTCATTCTCGCCATTCAGGTCAATCTCGGCAAGGAAGCCTTTGCCAGCTGGGGCTGGCGCGTGCCGTTCCTCGTCTCGTCGCTGCTTCTCGGCATCTCCGTCTGGATCCGGATGAAGATGAATGAATCGCCCGCCTTCAAGAAGATGAAGGAGGAGGGCAAGCAGTCGAAGGCCCCGATTTCGGAAGCCTTCGGTCAGTGGAAGAATGCCAAGATCGCCATCATCGCCCTGTTCGGCGCGGTCGCGGGCCAGGCCGTGGTCTGGTATTCCGGCCAGTTCTACGCGCTGTTCTTCCTCACCAATGTGCTCAAGGTCGATGCACAGGCCGCCAATATCCTGGTGGCGATTGCGCTGGCGCTCGGCACCTTCCTGTTCGTGTTCTTCGGCTGGCTGTCGGACAAGATCGGCCGCAAGCCGATCATTCTGGCGGGCATGGTGCTTGCGGCGCTCACCTATTTCCCGATCTTCCATGGGCTGACAGAAGCTGCCAATCCGGCGCTTGCCAATGCCCAGGCCTCGGTGCGCGCCCAGGTCACCGCAAATCCGTCCGACTGCCATTTCCAATTCAACCTGACGGGTACCGCGAAGTTCACGTCGTCCTGCGATATCGCAACCTCGTTCCTCACCAAGAACTCGGTTCCCTATGACGTGGTGGCCGATACGTCTGTGACGGATGCTTCGGTCAAGATCGGCAATGCCGTCATCCCGAGCTTCGATGCCGTCAAGGCGGGCGAAGAGGCAAAGGCAAAGACGGCAGGCTTTGAAAAGGCCGCCTATCTCGCCATGCAGGCCAGCGGCTATCCGCTGGTGCGCGATCCCGCCAAGGTGGCGGAAGCCAAGCTTGCCGGCTTCATCGGCAAGAATCCGGAACTGAAGCTCGATCTCGCAACCATCCAGGCAAGTGCCAAGACCAGTGTTCCCGTCGCCTCTGCCATCAAGGACAAGATCGTCACGGCGGAAGAAGCGGGCACGGCGACGGAGATTGCCTATTACACCGTGCCCGGTGCCGGTGCCTTCAAGGTGGTGGCTGATCCCGCGGCGATGAACTCGCCGAAGATCGTCGGCCTGCTGTTCCTGCTGATGATCTATGTGACCATGGTCTATGGCCCGATGGCTGCCATGCTGGTCGAGATGTTCCCGACCCGCATCCGCTATACCGGCCTGTCGCTGCCCTACCATATCGGCAATGGCTGGTTCGGTGGCCTGCTTCCGGCAACGGCCTTCGCCATGAGTGCGGCGACCGGCAATATCTACTTCGGTCTCTGGTATCCTGTCGCCATTGCCGCTGGTTGCGCCGTTATCGGTCTTTTTGTGCTGCGGGAGACTAGGAACAACGACGTTCATGCCTGA
- a CDS encoding DUF535 family protein codes for MPDTRRNRSILAKIAAIFAYTGAVFENNTLKHTIVFFFRSITRFRLTSRWIGFLEDYGQGEGLGQPPLELVRKAFGAYFIMNRSLAEREALLEHHYRLASERVPKAVLEALWAGEPTELGRVSGKKDDYIVWLRRADQCGTRHEGEWTFGFECRISGLLLCRITVLLVAGADGRPSVAIGGLQGPSREVPKSALVTATRDLGGLRPKDAMLLVTGGLAKALGAGSIFAVDNLGHPINYRAQRRRAKMLTDYDDYWRDRGGEPGPPFGFVLPVRDPFEAEPGNKRRDEAKQAFFACGNRLLQ; via the coding sequence ATGCCGGACACACGCCGAAACAGGTCCATACTCGCGAAGATCGCTGCAATCTTCGCCTATACCGGCGCTGTTTTTGAAAACAACACGCTGAAGCACACCATCGTGTTCTTTTTCCGCTCCATCACCCGGTTCCGGCTGACCAGCCGCTGGATTGGCTTTCTCGAGGATTACGGGCAGGGCGAAGGCCTGGGCCAGCCGCCGCTGGAACTGGTGCGCAAGGCATTCGGGGCCTATTTCATCATGAACCGTTCGCTCGCCGAGCGGGAAGCCCTGCTGGAGCACCATTACCGGCTTGCAAGCGAACGGGTTCCCAAAGCGGTTCTCGAAGCGCTCTGGGCGGGCGAGCCCACCGAACTTGGCCGCGTCTCAGGCAAGAAGGACGATTATATCGTCTGGCTGCGGCGGGCCGATCAGTGCGGCACCCGGCATGAGGGCGAATGGACCTTTGGTTTCGAGTGCAGAATATCGGGTCTGCTTCTCTGCCGCATCACCGTACTTCTGGTCGCCGGTGCCGACGGACGGCCCTCGGTCGCGATTGGCGGTTTGCAGGGACCGTCACGGGAAGTGCCGAAATCGGCGCTGGTCACAGCCACCCGCGATCTCGGCGGCCTGCGCCCGAAGGATGCCATGCTGCTCGTCACCGGCGGCCTTGCCAAGGCTCTCGGCGCAGGCTCGATCTTTGCCGTCGACAATCTCGGCCATCCCATCAATTACCGGGCGCAGCGCCGCCGGGCAAAGATGCTGACCGACTATGACGACTACTGGCGCGACAGGGGTGGCGAGCCGGGCCCGCCGTTCGGCTTCGTGCTGCCGGTCAGGGACCCCTTCGAGGCCGAGCCCGGCAACAAGCGCCGCGACGAGGCAAAACAGGCGTTTTTCGCCTGCGGCAACCGGCTGTTGCAGTAA
- a CDS encoding aspartate-semialdehyde dehydrogenase codes for MGFKVAVAGATGNVGREMLNILSERGFPADEVVALASARSQGTEVSFGDKVLKVRNLENYDFSDTDICLMSAGGDVSKKWSPKIGAQGCVVIDNSSAWRYDQDVPLIVPEVNPDAISIFTRKNIIANPNCSTAQLVVALKPLHDFARIKRVVVSTYQSVSGAGKDGMDELFNQTRAVFVADPVENKKFTKRIAFNVIPHIDVFMEDGYTKEEWKVLAETKKMLDPKIKVTCTAVRVPVFIGHSESVNIEFENEITADQARDILREAPGCLVIDKHENGGYITPYECAGEDATYISRIREDATVENGLNIWVVSDNLRKGAALNAIQIAELLINRGLIRDRKQAA; via the coding sequence ATGGGTTTCAAAGTCGCAGTCGCAGGCGCCACCGGCAATGTCGGGCGCGAAATGCTCAATATTCTGTCCGAACGCGGCTTTCCCGCCGACGAGGTGGTGGCCCTTGCCTCTGCCCGTTCGCAGGGCACGGAAGTCTCCTTCGGCGACAAGGTGCTGAAGGTCAGGAACCTCGAAAACTACGACTTCTCGGACACCGATATCTGCCTGATGTCGGCAGGCGGCGACGTCTCCAAGAAGTGGTCGCCGAAGATCGGCGCGCAGGGCTGCGTCGTTATCGATAATTCCTCCGCCTGGCGCTACGATCAGGATGTGCCGCTCATCGTTCCGGAAGTAAACCCGGATGCAATCTCGATCTTTACCCGCAAGAACATCATTGCCAATCCGAACTGCTCGACCGCGCAGCTCGTCGTGGCGCTGAAGCCGCTGCATGATTTCGCCAGGATCAAGCGTGTCGTCGTTTCGACCTACCAGTCCGTCTCGGGCGCCGGCAAGGATGGCATGGACGAGCTGTTCAACCAGACCCGCGCCGTCTTCGTCGCCGATCCGGTCGAGAACAAGAAGTTCACCAAGCGGATCGCCTTCAACGTCATCCCGCATATCGATGTGTTCATGGAAGACGGCTACACCAAGGAAGAGTGGAAGGTTCTGGCCGAAACCAAGAAGATGCTCGACCCGAAAATCAAGGTGACCTGCACCGCGGTGCGCGTTCCGGTCTTCATCGGCCATTCGGAATCGGTCAATATCGAATTCGAGAACGAGATCACCGCCGATCAGGCCCGCGACATCCTGCGCGAGGCACCGGGCTGCCTTGTCATCGACAAGCATGAAAACGGCGGCTACATCACCCCTTACGAATGCGCTGGCGAAGATGCCACCTATATCTCGCGCATCCGCGAGGATGCGACGGTGGAAAATGGCCTGAACATCTGGGTCGTGTCCGACAATCTGCGCAAGGGCGCTGCGCTCAATGCCATCCAGATTGCCGAACTGCTGATCAACCGCGGCCTGATCCGCGACCGCAAGCAGGCGGCATGA
- a CDS encoding lytic murein transglycosylase, whose amino-acid sequence MRSVSIIRALLLATGFVAGSSGLAAAAQCSSTGAAFPAWLEAFRKEAAAKGIHPSVLDAAFAKVAYNKGTIRADRGQKSFKLSFDQFMKKRGGQTIISRGQGVKRANAALFARIEQRFGVPAGPLIAIWGMETGFGSYMGTEHTLSAVSTLAYDCRRSAYFTEQLYAALQLVGQGNLNPGAHGAAHGEIGQTQFLPLNVVRFGVDGDGDGRIDLAGSRADALASTANFLRGHGWQPGEGYQPGEPNFTALQGWNAATVYEQAIAFIGGKIDGVN is encoded by the coding sequence ATGCGATCGGTCAGCATCATCAGGGCACTCCTCCTGGCAACCGGCTTTGTGGCAGGCTCCTCCGGCCTTGCCGCCGCTGCCCAGTGCAGCAGCACTGGAGCAGCTTTCCCGGCATGGCTCGAAGCCTTCAGGAAAGAGGCTGCCGCCAAGGGCATCCACCCTTCCGTTCTGGACGCTGCCTTTGCCAAGGTCGCCTATAACAAGGGCACGATCCGCGCCGACCGTGGCCAGAAGAGCTTCAAACTCTCCTTCGACCAGTTCATGAAGAAGCGGGGCGGCCAGACGATCATTTCGCGCGGCCAGGGGGTCAAGCGTGCCAATGCGGCCCTGTTTGCCCGGATCGAGCAGCGCTTCGGCGTGCCGGCCGGCCCGCTGATCGCGATCTGGGGCATGGAAACCGGCTTTGGCAGTTACATGGGAACGGAACACACGCTCTCAGCCGTCTCGACCCTTGCCTATGACTGCCGCCGCTCGGCCTATTTCACCGAACAGCTCTATGCCGCGCTGCAACTGGTCGGCCAGGGGAATCTCAATCCGGGCGCACATGGTGCCGCCCATGGCGAAATCGGCCAGACCCAGTTCCTGCCGCTGAACGTCGTCCGCTTTGGCGTCGACGGCGATGGCGACGGGCGCATCGACCTTGCGGGGTCACGGGCCGACGCGCTCGCCTCGACCGCAAACTTCCTGCGCGGCCACGGCTGGCAGCCGGGGGAGGGCTACCAGCCCGGTGAGCCGAATTTCACAGCCCTCCAGGGCTGGAACGCCGCCACGGTCTATGAACAAGCCATTGCCTTCATCGGTGGCAAGATCGACGGCGTGAACTGA
- a CDS encoding carbonic anhydrase, with product MQTFPDYLLDGYRNFMTARYSGERDRYRILAENGQQPKTLVVACCDSRSAPETIFDSGPGELFVVRNVANMVPPYEPDGMYHSTSAALEFAVQSLRVKDIVVMGHGRCGGIRAALDPNAEPLSPGDFIGKWMGLVSAAAEQIQSNDVMTAGERQTAMERVSIRNSLNNLRTFPCVKILEERGKIQLHGAWFDISTGELWVMDPKTGDFFRPQI from the coding sequence ATGCAGACATTTCCCGATTATCTTCTCGACGGCTATCGCAACTTCATGACCGCGCGTTACAGCGGCGAGCGTGATCGCTACCGGATCCTTGCTGAAAACGGCCAGCAGCCGAAGACCCTGGTGGTTGCCTGCTGCGACAGTCGCTCGGCTCCGGAAACCATTTTCGACAGCGGACCGGGCGAACTCTTCGTCGTGCGCAATGTTGCCAACATGGTGCCGCCCTATGAGCCGGACGGCATGTATCACTCCACCTCGGCGGCGCTGGAATTTGCAGTCCAGTCGCTGCGGGTCAAGGATATCGTGGTGATGGGCCATGGCCGCTGCGGCGGTATCCGTGCAGCGCTTGATCCGAATGCCGAGCCTCTGTCACCGGGCGATTTCATCGGCAAGTGGATGGGACTCGTCAGTGCGGCGGCCGAGCAGATCCAGTCGAATGACGTGATGACGGCGGGCGAGCGCCAGACGGCGATGGAACGGGTGTCGATCCGCAATTCGCTCAACAATCTCAGGACCTTCCCTTGCGTCAAGATCCTCGAGGAACGGGGCAAGATCCAGCTGCACGGCGCCTGGTTCGACATTTCGACCGGCGAGCTCTGGGTGATGGACCCCAAGACCGGCGATTTCTTCCGTCCGCAGATCTGA
- the pdxY gene encoding pyridoxal kinase PdxY → MKNFPDKGAVISISSHVVRGSVGNRAAVFALETLGHPVWALPTVVLPWHPGHGPSTRMEFGAAEFDQAIDDLLRAPWLDEVTAVLSGYLANAAQARSVARLVEGLRARKPDLFYACDPVMGDLGGLYIAGETAEAIRDLLIPLASLATPNRYELAWMCGSPLDSNAAIMEAALSLGPPRMLVTSAVSMMAGGTGNLYLSGRTALLSENRLVDNAPNGLGDLIAALFLARLLEGSEEERALQLATASVFEILARTAKTGGDELALETHASSLVTPMAMVQMRKLLHPAQRRRT, encoded by the coding sequence ATGAAGAATTTTCCGGACAAGGGTGCCGTCATTTCGATCTCCAGCCATGTGGTGCGGGGCTCGGTCGGCAATCGTGCCGCGGTCTTTGCGCTGGAAACGCTTGGCCATCCGGTCTGGGCACTGCCGACCGTCGTCCTGCCCTGGCATCCCGGTCACGGCCCCTCCACCCGGATGGAGTTCGGCGCGGCGGAATTCGACCAGGCCATCGACGATCTTCTGCGCGCCCCCTGGCTCGATGAAGTCACCGCAGTTCTCTCCGGCTATCTGGCCAATGCCGCACAGGCCCGGTCAGTGGCCCGGCTGGTCGAGGGTCTGCGCGCCCGCAAGCCGGATCTCTTTTACGCCTGCGACCCGGTGATGGGCGATCTCGGCGGTCTCTATATTGCCGGGGAAACGGCGGAGGCGATCCGCGATCTGTTGATCCCGCTCGCGTCGCTGGCCACGCCAAACCGCTATGAACTCGCCTGGATGTGCGGCTCGCCGCTCGACAGCAATGCGGCGATCATGGAGGCAGCCCTGTCGCTCGGGCCGCCGCGCATGCTGGTGACATCAGCCGTGTCGATGATGGCGGGCGGAACCGGCAATCTCTATCTTTCCGGGCGCACCGCATTGCTGTCGGAAAACCGGCTGGTCGACAATGCGCCGAACGGGCTCGGCGATCTCATCGCCGCGCTGTTTCTGGCGCGGCTGCTTGAGGGCAGCGAGGAGGAGCGCGCCCTGCAACTGGCAACGGCCTCGGTTTTCGAAATCCTGGCCCGTACGGCCAAGACCGGTGGTGACGAACTGGCGCTTGAAACCCATGCATCGAGCCTGGTCACGCCGATGGCGATGGTGCAGATGCGCAAATTGCTGCATCCCGCCCAGAGGCGACGAACCTGA